One Setaria viridis chromosome 7, Setaria_viridis_v4.0, whole genome shotgun sequence genomic region harbors:
- the LOC117864059 gene encoding thioredoxin-like protein CXXS1, with product MEIQQPRGVGNSKVVKVQSEEAWELFTNQASNEGRPVVAHFGASWCVTSLSMNYKFEELAQTHPEVLFLYVDVDDLQSVSSKYGVKAMPTFFLIKNKEVVRKMVGANPDELKKLVDSSTDPFETQIVVE from the exons ATGGAGATCCAGCAGCCCCGGGGGGTTGGCAATTCGAAGGTCGTGAAGGTTCAGAGCGAGGAGGCATGGGAGCTATTCACCAATCAAGCAAGCAACGAAGGCCGCCCT GTTGTTGCCCATTTCGGGGCATCATGGTGTGTGACGTCCCTGTCCATGAACTACAAGTTTGAGGAGCTAGCTCAGACCCACCCTGAGGTCTTGTTCCTCTATGTGGATGTTGACGATCTACAG AGTGTTTCATCCAAGTACGGAGTGAAGGCCATGCCGACATTTTTCCTCATCAAGAACAAGGAGGTGGTTAGGAAGATGGTTGGGGCGAATCCCGATGAGTTGAAGAAGCTGGTGGATTCTTCTACTGATCCCTTCGAAACTCAAATAGTGGTGGAATAG
- the LOC117864058 gene encoding kinesin-like protein KIN-14H, protein MASSLPPRSSYLKKENAGTARREMGFKVTPRRNVLSAINNGEANGGTPSAPADGGGGGGGGAEAAPVVEFSGREDVERLLAEKMKGKSKNDYKGRVEQMSDYIKKLRACIRWYMELEDGYLVEQEKLRGAMDAENTRHTDLEAQLSTAIEELKAANLDLTRRCEFLEESLNREKSEKLIAVESYEKEKQERESAESSRDVLTVDLERVTHDAKRFSEQLKMVQDTNKRLQEYNTSLQQYNSNLQADASKSGETISKLQKEKSAMMETMAALRECNNSMSSQLESSRASQQESIRVKEELRKEVECLRAELKQVRDDRDHSVAQLNNLNLELAICKEQIGKSSKECEGLSTKVSALEETCNTQQEQIQTFRKQLAVATQKLKLADVTAIEAMTGYEEQKEKIKYLEERLAHAESQIVEGDELRKKLHNTILELKGNIRVFCRVRPLLRFDGDSNGPEGASISFPTSVESNGRAIDLMNQGQKLSFSYDKVFDHNASQEDVFVEISQLVQSALDGYKVCIFAYGQTGSGKTYTMMGRPVIDQKGIIPRSLEQIFKTSQSLESQGWEYSMQASMLEIYNETIRDLLAPGRPNSFEMTPSKQYTIKHDSHGNTTVSDLTIIDVFGIADVTTLLEKASQSRSVGKTQMNEQSSRSHFVFTLKISGSNENTGQHVQGVLNLIDLAGSERLAKSGSTGDRLKETQSINKSLSALSDVIFAIAKGDDHVPFRNSKLTYLLQPCLGGDSKTLMFVNISPEASSVGETICSLRFASRVNACEIGIPRRQTQARSFDSRLSYG, encoded by the exons ATGGCCTCGTCACTGCCGCCTCGCAGCTCCTACCTG AAGAAGGAGAACGCGGGCACCGCGCGGCGCGAAATGGGGTTCAAGGTGACGCCGCGCCGGAACGTGCTGTCGGCTATCAACAACGGCGAGGCGAACGGCGGGACGCCGTCCGCGCCggctgatggcggcggcggcggcggcggcggggcggaggcggcgcccgtGGTCGAGTTCAGCGGGAGGGAGGACGTGGAGAGGCTGCTTGCCGAGAAGATGAAGGGCAAGAGCAAGAACGATTACAAG GGGAGAGTGGAGCAGATGAGCGACTACATCAAGAAGCTCAGAGCGTGCATCCGGTGGTACATGGAGCTAGAGGATGGCTATTTGGTTGAGCAGGAGAAACTCCGGGGTGCCATGGATGCTGAGAACACCCGTCATACCGATTTGG AGGCCCAGCTCAGCACTGCAATTGAAGAGTTGAAAGCTGCTAACTTGGACTTGACAAGACGATGCGAATTTCTAGAGGAGAGCTTGAACAGGGAGAAGTCTGAAAAATTG ATTGCTGTGGAGTCCTACGAGAAAGAAAAGCAGGAAAGAGAATCAGCTGAGAGTTCACGAGATGTACTGACTGTAGATCTAGAAAGGGTCACTCATGACGCCAAGCGGTTTAGCGAGCAG CTAAAAATGGTTCAAGACACGAACAAAAGGCTTCAAGAATACAACACCAGCTTACAACAATACAACAGTAATCTTCAGGCTGATGCCTCAAAGAGTGGTGAGACTATCTCAAAACTACAAAAAGAGAAGAGCGCCATGATGGAAACTATGGCCGCTCTAAGAGAATGTAACAACTCAATGAGCAGCCAGCTAGAATCTTCTAGA GCTTCTCAGCAAGAGTCCATTAGGGTGAAGGAAGAACTCAGGAAAGAAGTGGAGTGTCTTAGAGCTGAGTTGAAGCAGGTTAGGGATGACCGTGATCATTCAGTTGCTCAACTGAACAATTTGAACCTTGAACTTGCTATTTGCAAGGAACAAATTGGTAAATCTTCAAAAGAATGCGAAGGCTTGAGTACAAAAGTATCGGCACTTGAG GAAACGTGCAATACACAACAAGAACAGATTCAGACTTTTCGGAAGCAGCTTGCAGTGGCAACACAGAAGTTGAAG CTTGCTGATGTGACTGCAATCGAGGCGATGACAGGATATGAAGAGCAGAAGGAGAAAATAAAATACCTTGAGGAGCGTTTGGCACATGCAGAGTCTCAAATTGTTGAAGGTGACGAGTTGCGGAAAAAACTACATAATACTATATTG GAATTGAAAGGAAATATCAGGGTTTTCTGTCGAGTTCGACCGCTTCTTCGGTTTGATGGTGATTCAAATGGTCCAGAAGGAGCGTCTATCTCTTTTCCAACATCAGTAGAATCTAATGGGCGTGCTATTGATTTGATGAACCAAG GCCAGAAGCTTTCCTTCTCATATGACAAGGTTTTTGACCACAATGCTTCACAGGAAGATGTGTTTGTGGAAATATCGCAATTAGTCCAAAGTGCACTTGATGGATACAAG GTATGCATATTTGCCTACGGTCAAACCGGATCCGGTAAAACTTATACAATGATGGGCAGACCAGTCATTGATCAGAAAGGCATAATACCTCGTTCTTTGGAACAAATTTTTAAGACAAGTCAATCTCTAGAATCTCAAGGATGGGAGTATTCTATGCAA GCATCAATGTTGGAAATATACAATGAGACAATTCGCGATTTGTTAGCACCAGGTCGCCCAAATAGTTTTGAGATGACACCCAGTAAACAATACACTATAAAGCACGACTCTCATGGGAATACAACTGTGTCTGACCTTACAATTATCGATGTCTTTGGTATTGCTGATGTGACTACTCTACTAGAGAAAGCATCCCAGAGCAG ATCCGTGGGTAAGACCCAGATGAATGAACAATCTTCTAGGAGTCAttttgtgttcacactaaagATATCAGGATCAAATGAG AACACAGGCCAACATGTCCAAGGGGTCCTTAACTTGATCGATTTAGCTGGGAGTGAGCGCCTTGCTAAAAGTGGTTCCACCGGTGATCGCTTGAAGGAAACTCAG TCAATCAATAAAAGCTTGTCAGCTCTGAGTGATGTAATCTTTGCGATTGCAAAAGGAGATGACCACGTTCCCTTCAGAAACTCAAAACTTACGTACCTATTGCAG CCTTGCCTTGGAGGAGACTCGAAAACTCTTATGTTTGTCAATATTTCACCTGAGGCATCATCTGTTGGGGAGACGATATGCTCCTTGAGGTTTGCTTCAAGGGTGAATGCTTGTGAGATCGGGATACCAAGGCGTCAGACACAAGCCCGTTCCTTCGATTCTAGGCTGAGTTATGGGTGA
- the LOC117864408 gene encoding uncharacterized protein, which produces MPRKHAPAFTPEAASASASTGAGQPHNLPVLQAKMKRDPEGYEEELRQLHRHFESSVFLFQQQAALATTSSSGGGGEVAKELGDLALFLAHVAPFYPDDLADLPDQIGGLLDTNARGLPPGLRAHLVQALILLVNRKIVDLEDTVELFVELQVIGDRAVKKLAFSHIVHSIRRMNQKHKNDTRNRKLQNILFKFLQAEEESRAKRAFTILCDLHRRRVWFDERTTNAICDACFHPSSRIMIAAISFLLGYENAEQEDDSDASSSEDEADKNPQVLLSKQDVYKANHKGTAASKKKKKAKLQRVIRSMKRQQRKSVEDAGSSYYSPLTYLKDAQGFAEKLFSRLQKCNERFEVRMMMLKVIARTVGLHHLVLLNFYPYLQRYVQPHQRDVTTLLAAAVQACHDMVPPDAVEPLFKQIVNQFVHDRSRPEAIAVGLNVVREICMRMPLMMNEDLLQDLVLYKKSHEKAVSIAARSLITLFREICPSLLVKKDRGRPVDPKARPKAFGEVTVASDVPGAELLDENISSEGEDSDDESDAFDSDDETVMPSAPPGTEENIGGSSDANKLDAVEDTKEDDEASDEDGTNEGQDNSDNDSDEIDEELDDDSDMDADTDMSDEDNDDDDELKESINGSEDEVSDQDEDSDEEDESNGSGSKVQKRKLSDYIGELNTADASLRALKKLAGAKNAQVSSDETGKILSDEDFKRIKELKAKKEAKLALAQHGLIKGVDTKSATFKMPSSDQLSRKRVDPLQLEAHVRRKMSKEERLAMVKAGREDRGQYVARAAVKQKKTGGLSNKQKQHKKRMPLAATRAKAARSRQEKKQQRKRSGNQFRGRKAWK; this is translated from the exons ATGCCGCGCAAGCACGCGCCAGCGTTCACGCCGGaggcggcctccgcctccgcgtccACCGGGGCTGGCCAGCCTCATAACCTCCCGGTGCTTCAGGCGAAGATGAAGCGCGACCCGGAGGGCTacgaggaggagctccgccaGCTCCATCGCCACTTCGAGTCCTCGGTGTTCCTCTTCCAGCAGCAGGCGGCGctggccaccacctcctcctcgggcggcggcggggaggtggcgaAGGAGCTCGGCGACCTGGCCCTGTTCCTCGCCCACGTCGCGCCGTTCTACCCTGATGACCTTGCCGACTTGCCCGACCAGATTGGGGGTTTGCTCGACACCAACGCGCGCGGGCTGCCGCCGGGGCTCCGGGCGCACCTCGTGCAGGCGCTAATACTTCTGGTGAATCGAAAG ATTGTTGATCTTGAGGACACAGTGGAGTTATTCGTGGAGCTTCAGGTTATTGGAGATCGAGCTGTGAAAAAGCTAGCATTTTCGCATATTGTACACAGTATCAGGAGGATGAATCAGAAACATAAGAATGATACCAGGAATCGTAAATTGCAGAACATCCTTTTTAAATTCTTACAG GCTGAAGAAGAGTCGCGGGCAAAGAGGGCATTTACTATCCTGTGTGATCTTCACCGTCGGAGGGTCTGGTTTGATGAACGCACAACAAATGCAATATGCGATGCTTGTTTCCATCCTTCTTCTAG GATTATGATAGCTGCTATTTCATTCCTTCTTGGATATGAAAATGCTGAACAAGAGGATGACAGTGATGCTTCAAGCAGTGAAGATGAAGCAGATAAAAACCCACAAGTTCTTCTTAGCAAACAGGATGTTTATAAG GCAAATCACAAGGGTACAGCTGCTagtaagaaaaagaagaaagctaAATTACAACGTGTTATTCGTAGCATGAAAAGGCAACAGCGGAAATCTGTTGAGGATGCTGGTTCCAGCTACTATTCACCCCTGACGTATTTAAAGGATGCCCAG GGTTTTGCTGAGAAGCTTTTTTCTCGGCTGCAGAAATGCAATGAACGTTTTGAG GTAAGAATGATGATGTTAAAAGTTATTGCGAGGACTGTTGGGCTGCATCACTTGGTTTTGTTGAACTTCTACCCATATCTTCAAAGATATGTTCAA CCTCATCAACGAGATGTGACAACTCTACTTGCTGCAGCAGTTCAGGCTTGCCATGATATG GTACCTCCGGATGCTGTTGAACCACTGTTCAAGCAGATAGTAAATCAGTTTGTGCATGACCGATCTCGACCAGAG GCTATTGCTGTTGGCTTGAATGTCGTGAGAGAGATCTGCATGAGGATGCCTTTG ATGATGAATGAGGATCTGCTTCAAGACCTCGTTTTATACAAAAAGTCCCATGAGAAAGCTGTTTCCATTGCTGCTCGTTCGCTGATCACTTTGTTCAGAGAG ATCTGCCCTTCATTGTTAGTCAAGAAAGATCGTGGCCGTCCTGTTGATCCAAAGGCTCGGCCCAAAGCATTTGGTGAAGTCACTGTCGCTAGCGATGTGCCTGGTGCTGAGTTGCTAGATGAAAACATTTCATCAGAAGGGGAAGACTCAGACGATGAGTCTGATGCttttgattctgatgatgagacAGTCATGCCATCTGCCCCTCCTGGAACAGAAGAAAATATAGGGGGTTCTTCTGATGCAAACAAACTTGATGCCGTTGAAGATACCAAAGAGGATGATGAAGCATCTGATGAAGATGGTACAAATGAGGGTCAAGATAACTCTGACAATGATAGTGATGAAATTGATGAAGAACTAGATGATGACTCTGATATGGATGCTGATACTGATATGTCTGATGaggataatgatgatgatgatgaacttAAGGAAAGCATAAATGGTTCAGAGGATGAAGTTTCAGACCAGGACGAAGACagtgatgaggaagatgagtCTAATGGCAGTGGCTCTAAGGTGCAGAAGAGGAAGTTGAGTGATTATATTGGTGAGCTAAATACTGCTGATGCAAGCCTTCGTGCGCTGAAGAAGTTAGCAGGAGCCAAGAATGCTCAAGTTTCATCAGATGAAACTGGTAAAATTTTATCGGATGAAGATTTTAAGCGCATCAAAGAGCTCAAG GCAAAGAAAGAAGCAAAGCTGGCTTTGGCTCAACATGGACTAATCAAGGGTGTTGACACGAAATCTGCAACCTTTAAGATGCCGTCTTCTGACCAGCTCAGTAGGAAGCGTGTTGATCCACTTCAGCTTGAG GCTCACGTCAGAAGAAAGATGTCAAAAGAGGAAAGACTAGCGATGGTGAAAGCTGGAAGAGAGGATAGAGGGCAGTACGTAGCGAGGGCAGCTGTGAAACAGAAAAAG ACTGGTGGACTGAGCAATAAGCAGAAGCAACACAAGAAGAGGATGCCTCTGGCTGCAACTAGAGCCAAGGCAGCACGTTCTCggcaggagaagaagcagcagcgcAAGCGCTCCGGGAATCAGTTCAGGGGCCGCAAGGCCTGGAAATGA